Part of the Paenibacillus guangzhouensis genome is shown below.
ATGGAAATGAATGAGATGAAGCCGCATTACGCGGACAAGCTCCTGACCGACCTGATATCAGGTGAAGGACGCCGTGACGCCCTCTTGGCTCAACTGCGCGAGGAGATTAAACTCCCGCTCCCGAAGACTACCTGTTCGATCGCGGTGCTGGATGTCTCCCATCTTGATCACAAGCTGCGCGCCAAATTCCAGAACCAGCTGCAACTGCTCTTATTCACGCTTATTAACATTTGCAACGAAATTCTGCAGTCGCGCGGGGTGGCCTTTCGCCAATTAAATCGGACGGGGGAGATTGTCATTCTATACAACGATGAACAGCGTACGCTCCCCTCACTTTTGCAAGCGATCAACGAAGGACTCTATAGTACGCTGCGCCGACGCTTTCATTTCGGCATGAGCGACATGCGCTCGTTCCCCGAGGAAGCGCCCCGCGCGTATCAAGAAGCGACTAGCGCATTATGGCGGCGCAACTTGCTGGAGCCGAAGCTGCTGCATGCCATGCAGCAGCCGGACAATGTCCTAGCTTCCCGCCCCCTTCGCCTGACAGCGATGCAGGAAGAGCTCCGACTCGCTGCCTTAAGCGGGTCGAGTGAGCAGATGGAGACGGTGACCGAAGCTTGGATGGATGACATCCAAGGCCTCAGCTCCATTACGCCGGAACAGCTATTCCAATGGGATAAGGAATGGGACTGGATGCAGATGCAATGGCTTGAGGGAGAAGGCGACGCCCCGCCCGCAGAAGAGAAATCGAAGCTCACCGAAGCCGAGCCCGCTCCACCCTTGCCGCTCAATGATGAAGGCTTCCTGTCACTTGCGCTGTTGAAGCAGCAGTTCAGAGACCGGCTTACAGCGGTGAGCAAGATCATGACCCAGCAGCATACCAAGGACAACTTCTTCATCCATGACATTGCGAAATATCTAGAGCGCCATTATCAGCAGGAAATCTCGCTGCAAGATATCGCAGCCAAGTTCTTCTTGAGCCGCGAATACATCGCTCGGAAGTTCAAGCAAGAATATGGCGTCACTTTGCTGGATTATCTCAGCCGGTTCCGGATTGACAAGGCGAAGCAGCTGCTGCATAATCCACATCTCCGCATTGTCCAAGTGGCCGAGATGGTTGGCTATCAGGACGAGAAATATTTCAGTAAGGTGTTCAAAAAGCTCGAAGGCATGACGCCCGGCGAGTTCCGTAAAGAACATACGTTAGGCTAATCCCAATTAGATCGAATCTTGCACACGACACAAAGAGACCTGAGGTAGCTCAGGTCTCTTATTACTTACTTCGACAGACTCACGCCCTGCACATCGGAAAATCAAAATCGAGCATCGCCCCGCCTGCGTCCCGATTCATCGCTGAAATCTTCCCTCCGCAGCGTTCAACGATCGCCCTTGCAATGGCTAGTCCTAAGCCCGACTCGCCGCCCTTTCCTTTCACAAATCGATGGAATAACGTAGGAAGCAGCTGCTCCGGAATTCCTTCTCCATCATCTTGCACGGAGATGAGCACATGATTGCCTTGTTGCCGCACATGAATATGAATCTCTTCCTTCGCATGGCGAATCGAATTCGTCACCACGTTGAGCAGCGCCTGCAATAACTTATCCTGATCCGCATGAATTTGCAGGGCCTCCGGGTCGTCCATGTGATACTGGATCTGCAACTGCAAGTTATTTTTCATCAGCATCGGGTTCACGCGTTCTTCCGTCTCGAGCAGCATATCCTTCACCGCTATGCGCTCGAATTGGAAGATATCCTCTTCGCTATCCAATTTAGCGAGCAACGTCATCTCGGTGACCAGCTTCTTTACCCGATTTCCTTCACTCATAATGATCTCCAGTCCGCGTCGCATGCTCTCGCCTTCGAACACGCCATCCCGAATCCCTTCTGCATACCCGAAAATCGACATCAAGGGGGACTTGAGCTCATGCGAAGCATTCTGGAAAAATTGCTTCTGAACCCGGTGATACTGGTCCAGCTCCTGCGCCAGATCATAGACCGTCTCTGCTACTGCGCCGATCTCGCCTGTCGCCTTCACCAGCTCGACCTCGGCGTACTTCCGGCCACGCACCTTCTTCAATTCCTCGCGCAATCGCATCAGAGGATGAATAATCCGTTTCGTCATGAACAAGCCCAAGAGGAACACCACAATGAACCCCGTACACAGCACGATGAGCAGCTGGCTGAATAGCTTCATCTCGATCTCTCGAACTTTACTGACAGGAGACACCAACGTTAGCTGGTCGCCTGCTCTCGTTACCGCTGTACCGGTAAGGAACCGCTTGTCCTTGCCCTCGACGATCTTGCGCATCTCCGCATCCATCGGCATAGCAGCCGCAGCCGATGAAACTCCCACCTCCACAGCTGAGGTCTGAGGCGACAGCGTTGATGAGACAACCCGACTCTGACCGTCCAGAATAATGGCCTCAATATCACTCTCTGCTGGCAGATACCTGACTTTAAAGCTAGCCGAAGGGATGGCACGCGTATCTTGCAGGACGATAGTTTGCGACAAGGTTGTACTGAGAGTCTGAAGCTCTTCCTGCTGCTTGCCCATGAAGTGATCCAGCAACACCGTATGAATAATAACGGCGATGACGCCGAACACAAGCACGAGCAGCGCACCGAACGCCAGGTTAATCTGAGTAATCAGCTTCATCCTAACACTCCCCCCCATTCAGCCGATAACCGAGGCCCCATACCGCTTCAACCGGCAGGTCTTCAACCTTCTTGCGCAGCCGCTTTACGAGATGGTCTACCGCGCGGTCGCTGCCAAAATAGTCGTCCCCCCATACCAGCTGCAGGATTTCGTCTCTGGCAAAAGCACGATTCGGGCGCTCCACGAACAGTTTGAGCAGATCGAACTCCTTGCTCGTAAGGTCGATCTCTATCCCGCGCCAGACGGCTCGCCGATCATGCAGCAAGAGACGGAGCTCACCAAGCGCCATGACAACTTCCTCGTCCAGCTGCAGCTCTTCTTCCTTCATTCGAAGCTTCTGCATGCGCTGCAGCTGACGCTTCACACGCGCGACGAGCTCTCTTGGGCTGAAGGGTTTCACCATATAATCGTCGCCCCCCAGCTCGATGCCTAGTATTTTATCGACCTCGTCATCCCGCGCCGAGACCATGATAATCGGCACCTCCGCGTTGGCTCGAATTTTGCGGCACAACTCGTATCCATCCATGCCAGGCAGCATAATGTCGAGTACCCACATATCGGGCGGATTGTTCTCCCAGAGGATCCATGCCTCCTCGGCCGTCCCAAGCCCGATGGTTTCCATATTTTCTTTTTGCAAATAGGACTCTACTAACTGTCTTATATTTAGATCATCATCTACGACGGCGATGCGATAATTGTTCATCCATCCGAACCTCCTCTTATCATGGTGCCATTATAGCAGTCCAAGCTTAAGGAGATATGAGTTGCCATTCTTTTTACATCATTTCGGACATGACCTGCCACATTTTCGTCCTACAATAGGTCTTGTAAACAACAAACCACAACCCAAAGGAGTGTACCAACCATGAAAAAAAATATCGTCGCAAGTTCCATTCTATCCGCATTTCTATTGACTGCCGCAGCGCTGCCTGTCTCCGCTAGCTCCTCCACAAAGCCCGTTGAACCAGGCAAAGTGGTGAACGTGCAAATGACAGCCACCGCAGCCAAGCCCATGTTCAACTTCCTTGAACTGGTGAAGCAATATGCCCCAGAGACGCTGCAAGATTGGCAGGATGTCCTCGACAAGCAGAAGAAGCATGTCGCGGAGTTCGAAGTTAACGAGCATTCCGTTACGGTTACGAGAGCAAATTCGGTTACTGCCAATGGGGTAGAATCCCACATGTTAAAAGATGTCCTCACAGCACCTCAAACTGGACAGGAGCAGGCGGAGTACGCGATCATCGCTACGCCAAGCGATGGCCAAGCAGCAATAACGGTGACATACAACACCAAGGAAAGTCAATTGTTCTCTGACCTGGACAAAGCCGTGGAAGCGAAAGATGCCGAAGCGATTAAGACAAACCTAGCGAAAATTCTGGAGCAATTCAAAGCCCAAGAAGAAGCATTCGAGAAAGGTACTGTGGAATAAGACATCATAAAGAGAGGCCCCTCCGATTCGGAGGGGCCTCTTCTAGCTTCAACCCAGCATCAAATTCACCGCACCTCTCGGATAATACACCGAGATATGATGAATATGCGGATTTGGCTGCTTCTTCGTTGGCGTTGGCATGACGAACTTCAATTCATAATCCTCGCCTGCTGGGTAGACATATATCGTATCTTTGCCGCTCTTACGTACTTCCTTTGGCTTTCCTAGCGCTTTCTCCACATCGGATAGCGTCAGCGACTGCACCTCCGGGCGTTCGGAACGAACATCGAATATTTGCATCCCTTTGTTGTAACCGAATACGATATGCTTCTTCGCATAGGTGGCGTAGATGCCCTTGCCTGCAGACTCATTCGTATCAGGCTTACCCCAGTCTTTCTCCACGTCATCAAATAATCCGGTCTGTGCACCGTACTCACTTCCCGCGACTTTACCTTGCTTCGCCTGCTTCATCATATTCTTCACGGCTTCCACGGATTTATCATGCTTGCTGGCTACCTTCTTATTGGCTGTAAAACGCACCGTATAGTCAACGGCTCCTGGCTGCCGTTCAGTCTGCTGGACGATGTGGGTTGTCTCTGGTATCTGATTGGATTGAACAGATCGCTCTGCATTATGATTGCCGCAACCGCTCAGCATCACGACCAGCGTGAGCCCCAATGAGGCTGCTAGCGTTAAATTTCGGGTCACGCTACCACTCCTATTCTCTCAAAACTTGATGTTATATATCGTTTGACGTTGTCATTCTTCTAAAGGTTGCCCCAATTGCATGATTCCAAGCACGCAAAATAACCCCCACAGCGCGGGGAACCCGAAGACTTGTACATATTCTAACAACAAAAAGAGCAGCTCACCCATAGGGTGAGCTGCTCTCGAGAACCTCCCGATTGCTCAGGACGTTATTGTAGACGAATTAGTCTTACAATTTTACAACGTTCTCAGCTTGTGGTCCGCGGTTGCCTTGAACAACGTTGAACTCAACTTTTTGGCCTTCTTCAAGAGTCTTGAAGCCGTCGCCTTGAATTGCGGAGAAATGTACGAATACATCGTTGCCGCCTTCAACTTCGATGAAGCCGAAACCTTTCTCAGCGTTGAACCATTTAACTGTACCTTGTTGCATGTGTGTAGCCTCCTCAAAATAATTAACATGCTACTCCTATATTTACGGGTGGTAAATAAAAATTCACATATTCTGAAAGGTATTTGATCATACCGCATAATACCCTTTAGAATATGTGAATCCAGATCTCAAATCTTCAGGAGCATTTCATTGTTAATTCGTATTTACTTGTTCATAGTACCATATTATTTTATGGAAAGTCAAACACTTATGTGCCATTAACTTTTCCAGACCATGACAAAGCGACATAAATTCCCCTAATCCAGCGAAAGCGCGTACATTGCGATGATATCAAGCAATCATACTGCAATGACAACTTATCACCGTTCAGAAATTTAGACCCTGTCTTCGCTTGCATCTCCATCATTACGATGAGGAGCAACCAGAATTGAATTCAGGCACAAATATCATCGTACCCCATTCCCCCAAATTATATACCTGAAAGTGCCAAACCTTGTGAGGATCAGGGATTCCGTTTATGATGAAAATGATCACGTCAAACATGACGCCGGACATCGGATTGAATATTCATGCAAGGGAGGGTACATTCCCATGATTACAGATTCGCTCCAAATTTTCGTCACGGTTATTGAACATCGGAACTTCTCGCGCGCTGCAGAGGCCCTTAATTTGTCTCAGCCGGGCGTTAGCCTTCATATACGCAACTTAGAGCGAGAGCTCGGGGCGAAGCTCCTGCACCGCTCCCCCAAATATGTGCGATTAACGGAGGCTGGGCAAGTGCTCTATCAACGGGCGAAGGTGATACTGTCCCTCTACGAAGAAGCCAAATCCCAAATTCAGCTGATGCATGGAACTGTCACCGGCACCCTCAAGATTGGAGCAAGCTTTACCATCGGAGAATACGTGCTCCCGAAGCTGCTCGCGGGTTTCGTACAGCATCACCCACAAGTCGATGTACAAGTTACGATTGCGAATACCGAAGGGATCTTGCAAGGGATTCGTGCCAATACGCTGGATCTAGGCCTCGTAGAAGGTGAACTGCATCAAGACGATCTCGAAATCAGCCACTGGATGGAAGATGAGATGCTCGTCATTGCCCCACCTGCTCACCCCTTGTCTCGCATGCCGCGAGTAACAACAGAGCTGCTGCAGGAACAAATATGGGTATTCCGCGAACTCGGTTCCGGGACAAGAGCCTACCATGATCGATTCATCGAGCGCCGCGGATTGCATGTGAAGCGCTCCTTCATCCTCAGCAGCAATCAAGGCGTCAAAGAAGCCGTGCTCTCCGGACTCGGCCTATCCGTATTATCCAATCTTGTCGTGGACAAGGAACTGAACAACCATGAACTCGTGGCCTTACCCGTCGATGGTGGTAGGCTCATACGGGCACTCTCCATTGTCCAGCGTCGTGGGCCGCAAGATATGCTGGCACCGCTGGTGTTCCGTCAACATATTAGTCATTCCATTTCATCATAATCTAGTGTTCTATCCATTAACTCGACAAAGGTGGTTCAAGCAACATGGAACAACATCACACATCTTCCATTCAACTCGCAACCTTCGCTGGCGGCTGCTTCTGGTGCATGGTCAAGCCTTTCGACCAATTGCCCGGCATTCTAAAGGTTGTCTCTGGTTATACCGGTGGTCATACCGTAAATCCAACCTATGCCGACGTCAAATCGCAGACCTCAGGACATTATGAGGTTGTACAGATTACATTCGACAGCACACAGTTCAGTTATGAACAACTGCTCGAGCTGTACTGGCCTCAAATCGATCCGACCGATGCCGAAGGACAATTCCAAGACCGTGGCCCTTCTTATCGCGCAGCAATCTTCTATCACTCGGAAGAGCAGCGTGAACAAGCTGAAGCCTCCAAGGCGGTCATCGCTGCAAGCGGACGATTCGAGAAGCCGATTGTCACGGAGATTCTGCCTGCGCAGACGTTCTATCCTGCCGAAGATTATCACCAAGATTATTACAAAAAAAGTCCCGACCATTACCGAGAAGATCGACTTCTCTCCGGTCGAGACCAATTTATCGAGCAGCATTGGCATCCGAAATCGAACACCTAATTTCCTACACAGACGAGCCTAGCGCTTCAATTCGCCCAAATGCCGGAGCAGTTCCGCTGTGAATTGCTCTAGGTACGCGCGATCCACTTCATGAAATCGACTCTCCTCCGGGCTGTCGATATCCAACACACCAATGAGTTGATTCTCCAGGATGAGCGGAATAACAATCTCCGATCTCGACGCCGCGTCACAGGCAATATGGCCCGGGAACTTGTGCACATCTTCGACGACAATCGTTCTTCGCTCTTCCGCAGCCGTCCCGCATACACCCCGTCCGAGCGGAATGCGTACACAAGCAGGCAGCCCTTGGAATGGTCCGAGTACCAATTGATTCGACTTCTCCTCATAGAGATAGAACCCCACCCAATTGATACGATCCATATATTCGTTCAGCAATGCCGAAGCATTGGATAAATTCGCAATCGCGCTCGTCTCCCCTTCTAGCAATGCAGCAAGCTGACGAATGGCTTCCGGGTAATCTTTATCTGGATTTCCACTGATATGACTTTTTTCGAACATTCCTTTCTCCTCCTTGCACGGATTCCTTGAATAACCTCCTCAGATTAACACATTCCCTGGGCATCTGCATATCTTATTACAACACGAATTGCCAAGGAGGTTATAAGAAGAACCTATGCGCAAGAAAAAATCCGCTGCGGTCACATCCTGCAATCAGAACCGTATCTATCAAGCAGATGAGGGCTTTGCAGGTCAACTTCAGAAAGTGCGTGAGAAGCTGCTTCCCCTCTGCCACCAATACAAGAATCGCTCCGTCCGCGTAGAGACCATCGACGGCAGGACATTTGAAGGCACGATTATCGATGTGGATGCCGGGCATCTCTATTTGCAGACCCAGCCAGGGCGCCGTACCTACTATCCATCTCCATATCCATATCCCTACCCTCAACCCTATCCCTACCAAAATCCGAGCTATTCGAACGTGATTCTGCCTCTAGTGCTATTCGAGCTGCTCGTCATCGCCCTGATTTAATACGTGCTTTAACTTATGCTTCCTCATAGGGTGACAAAAGACCTTCAGGAGCCGCTTCGTGACTGCGGCACCCTGAAGGTCTTTTGTTTATTTCTATTAGGACAGCAACCCCCAGGCCAATGTCGATTCTTTTCTTGCTATCCTCTAGCTTATCGCACTCTTCATAAATCGAGGGAATCGTAGTGTTGCAAGCGCCAATCCGATAACCGCTACGAGGAGCATGACACCGAGATTCGGCAGTATATCCTGAAGATGAGCGCCATGCACCATGACATTCTGCAGGGCCTTCTGTGCCCAATACTGCGGCATGATTCTGCCAATCGTCTGCAAGAATCCTGGCAGCATATCAGCTGGGAACCACAAACCTCCGAGCACCGCGCCACCCATTGTAATAAGCTGGGTGAACGCCATGCCTTGGTTCTCGCTTTTCACGATCAAGGAGATGGCTAGACCAAGCCCCGTACCGCAAATGGCAATCGCGAAGACAATCATTGCGATCGCAAATGCATCGCCGAGATGCAATCCATACACAAAATGCCCAAAGCCAAGCAAAATCGTACACTGCACAACGACAACCAGGATATACGGCACCCACATCCCGACCAAATAGCTCATATAGCGCATCGGTGTACTGCTAAGCCGGGAGATCATACCCGATTCCTTATCCTTCATAAATCGGCGCACCATCGAAGTAATGACGAAGAACGCGAACATGACAGTGTAACCTGGGACAACCTGTGTGATCATACTGATCGACCCATCGGTCACTTCTTGCTTCTCGTCGACTCGAATCGGCGGCGTCAGCACCTTTTTCAATTCGGCTTGGCTTTTCCCCGCTGCCGTTAGGGCGCTTGCGATTTTCTCTTCTTGGTATTTGCCAGCGACGTTCTGGAGGACCGCTTCAATCGGGCCAATGATATTGCTGCTCATGCCATCGTGATAGAGCATAATCTGCGCTTGTTGGTCACCGGATTTCAAGCTATCGCCGAAACCCTTCGGGAACACGATCAACGCCGATAGCTTCCCGTCCTTGATCTTGTTAATCTGCTGCTCGGTCGTCAGCTCCCCATCCAGCGTCAATTGGAATGCCTTCGTATCCCCGATCGTCTTCAGGAACTGCTGTGAAGCCGCACTCTGGTCTTGGTCTATATATTGCACCGTCAGCGTTGCTGAACTCGCGCTGCTGAATACGGTAGCGAACAGTACAATGAATAGAATGGGCATGCCGAGCAGCCAGAAGAATGTACCTTTTTCTTTTATGAGCAATTTGATTTCTTTCCGCGCGATGGTCCGTATCATACTAACCTCTCCCCTCGTATCCTAAGCGTCACGCAGCGAAGTTCCCGTGAGCTCCAGGAACACTGCTTCAAGCGACGGCCTCACCACTTCAAGCTGTGATGTCCGATATCCACGCCGTTGACAGAGCTCTGCGGCACGGCGGATCGTGTCTAGCACAGCGTCCGTCTCAATGCGGAATCCACGTCCCTGCTTCGTAACCTTCGCCGACAATGGAGTCAGGTCCGGCTGAACATCCCCTTCAAGCTCCAGATAGACCGATCTACCGCCGTATTGTGCGAGCAGCTCATTCAATGCACCTGCTGCAACCACTTGGCCGTGGTCAATGATCGCCACGTCTTCACATAATGCCTCGACTTCCTCCATATAGTGCGTGGAGTAGATGATCGTCATGCCCTCCGCTTTGAGCGATTGAATCAAATCGAAAATATGGTTCCGCGACTGCGGATCGATCCCGACTGTCGGTTCATCCAGAATCATGAATTTCGGCTTATGCAGCAGCGCAGCTGCGATATTAATTCGCCGCATCATCCCGCCAGAGAAGGTGCTCACGGCATCATTCGCCCGATCTGCAAGCCCTACTTGCTCCAGCACTTCTCGAATGCGGTGCTTCAATGCTTTCCCCGTAACCCCGTACATTTCTCCGAAAAATAGTAGATTATCATAAGCGCTCAGCTTCTCGTACAATGTAATATTTTGCGGGACGTAGCCAATGATCTTGCGCACCTCTTGCGACTGCGTTGCTGTATCGTATCCGAGTATATTCACCCTGCCGTGATCTACCTTTGTGATGCAGGAGAGAATCTTCATCGTCGTCGATTTCCCTGCCCCATTCGGGCCGAGCAGCCCAAAACACGTCCCTGTCCGCACTTGAAACTGAAGATCCTGAACAGCAAGCTTACCGCCATACCCCTTCTGCAATCCTTTCACTTCGATCGCTATACTCATATGAATTAGCCTCCTTTATGGTTCACTGCGTTAATCTATTATTGGATTAATTGCCGATTCATGAGCTTCACAGCAGCCCACAAAAATACTCCGCCAGCTAGAAAGGACAACGCTAGGAAAGCTACGAACATCAGCCCTTCCGCTTGCGTGATCGGCATCTGCATAAACGTAAAGAAAGAATGACCATCATCGTTCAATACTACCGCTGGAATCCATGACATGGCGTTCGCTGACAGCCC
Proteins encoded:
- a CDS encoding YjgB family protein, which gives rise to MTRNLTLAASLGLTLVVMLSGCGNHNAERSVQSNQIPETTHIVQQTERQPGAVDYTVRFTANKKVASKHDKSVEAVKNMMKQAKQGKVAGSEYGAQTGLFDDVEKDWGKPDTNESAGKGIYATYAKKHIVFGYNKGMQIFDVRSERPEVQSLTLSDVEKALGKPKEVRKSGKDTIYVYPAGEDYELKFVMPTPTKKQPNPHIHHISVYYPRGAVNLMLG
- a CDS encoding GAF domain-containing protein; its protein translation is MFEKSHISGNPDKDYPEAIRQLAALLEGETSAIANLSNASALLNEYMDRINWVGFYLYEEKSNQLVLGPFQGLPACVRIPLGRGVCGTAAEERRTIVVEDVHKFPGHIACDAASRSEIVIPLILENQLIGVLDIDSPEESRFHEVDRAYLEQFTAELLRHLGELKR
- a CDS encoding LysR family transcriptional regulator encodes the protein MITDSLQIFVTVIEHRNFSRAAEALNLSQPGVSLHIRNLERELGAKLLHRSPKYVRLTEAGQVLYQRAKVILSLYEEAKSQIQLMHGTVTGTLKIGASFTIGEYVLPKLLAGFVQHHPQVDVQVTIANTEGILQGIRANTLDLGLVEGELHQDDLEISHWMEDEMLVIAPPAHPLSRMPRVTTELLQEQIWVFRELGSGTRAYHDRFIERRGLHVKRSFILSSNQGVKEAVLSGLGLSVLSNLVVDKELNNHELVALPVDGGRLIRALSIVQRRGPQDMLAPLVFRQHISHSISS
- a CDS encoding response regulator, with the protein product MKVLIVDDEKHVRDAINLLAQWEEHGITEVLQAADGEAAITMIEAHKPQIVLTDMRMPHKDGTELLTWLHTYAPQIKVVVISGYDDFNLVRHTLISGGMDYILKPVQAAALNAALAQAAACWKQEEQARERVTRQRMEMNEMKPHYADKLLTDLISGEGRRDALLAQLREEIKLPLPKTTCSIAVLDVSHLDHKLRAKFQNQLQLLLFTLINICNEILQSRGVAFRQLNRTGEIVILYNDEQRTLPSLLQAINEGLYSTLRRRFHFGMSDMRSFPEEAPRAYQEATSALWRRNLLEPKLLHAMQQPDNVLASRPLRLTAMQEELRLAALSGSSEQMETVTEAWMDDIQGLSSITPEQLFQWDKEWDWMQMQWLEGEGDAPPAEEKSKLTEAEPAPPLPLNDEGFLSLALLKQQFRDRLTAVSKIMTQQHTKDNFFIHDIAKYLERHYQQEISLQDIAAKFFLSREYIARKFKQEYGVTLLDYLSRFRIDKAKQLLHNPHLRIVQVAEMVGYQDEKYFSKVFKKLEGMTPGEFRKEHTLG
- a CDS encoding ABC transporter permease, with product MIRTIARKEIKLLIKEKGTFFWLLGMPILFIVLFATVFSSASSATLTVQYIDQDQSAASQQFLKTIGDTKAFQLTLDGELTTEQQINKIKDGKLSALIVFPKGFGDSLKSGDQQAQIMLYHDGMSSNIIGPIEAVLQNVAGKYQEEKIASALTAAGKSQAELKKVLTPPIRVDEKQEVTDGSISMITQVVPGYTVMFAFFVITSMVRRFMKDKESGMISRLSSTPMRYMSYLVGMWVPYILVVVVQCTILLGFGHFVYGLHLGDAFAIAMIVFAIAICGTGLGLAISLIVKSENQGMAFTQLITMGGAVLGGLWFPADMLPGFLQTIGRIMPQYWAQKALQNVMVHGAHLQDILPNLGVMLLVAVIGLALATLRFPRFMKSAIS
- the msrA gene encoding peptide-methionine (S)-S-oxide reductase MsrA; translation: MEQHHTSSIQLATFAGGCFWCMVKPFDQLPGILKVVSGYTGGHTVNPTYADVKSQTSGHYEVVQITFDSTQFSYEQLLELYWPQIDPTDAEGQFQDRGPSYRAAIFYHSEEQREQAEASKAVIAASGRFEKPIVTEILPAQTFYPAEDYHQDYYKKSPDHYREDRLLSGRDQFIEQHWHPKSNT
- a CDS encoding sensor histidine kinase, whose amino-acid sequence is MKLITQINLAFGALLVLVFGVIAVIIHTVLLDHFMGKQQEELQTLSTTLSQTIVLQDTRAIPSASFKVRYLPAESDIEAIILDGQSRVVSSTLSPQTSAVEVGVSSAAAAMPMDAEMRKIVEGKDKRFLTGTAVTRAGDQLTLVSPVSKVREIEMKLFSQLLIVLCTGFIVVFLLGLFMTKRIIHPLMRLREELKKVRGRKYAEVELVKATGEIGAVAETVYDLAQELDQYHRVQKQFFQNASHELKSPLMSIFGYAEGIRDGVFEGESMRRGLEIIMSEGNRVKKLVTEMTLLAKLDSEEDIFQFERIAVKDMLLETEERVNPMLMKNNLQLQIQYHMDDPEALQIHADQDKLLQALLNVVTNSIRHAKEEIHIHVRQQGNHVLISVQDDGEGIPEQLLPTLFHRFVKGKGGESGLGLAIARAIVERCGGKISAMNRDAGGAMLDFDFPMCRA
- a CDS encoding cold-shock protein, whose amino-acid sequence is MQQGTVKWFNAEKGFGFIEVEGGNDVFVHFSAIQGDGFKTLEEGQKVEFNVVQGNRGPQAENVVKL
- a CDS encoding ABC transporter ATP-binding protein, with the protein product MSIAIEVKGLQKGYGGKLAVQDLQFQVRTGTCFGLLGPNGAGKSTTMKILSCITKVDHGRVNILGYDTATQSQEVRKIIGYVPQNITLYEKLSAYDNLLFFGEMYGVTGKALKHRIREVLEQVGLADRANDAVSTFSGGMMRRINIAAALLHKPKFMILDEPTVGIDPQSRNHIFDLIQSLKAEGMTIIYSTHYMEEVEALCEDVAIIDHGQVVAAGALNELLAQYGGRSVYLELEGDVQPDLTPLSAKVTKQGRGFRIETDAVLDTIRRAAELCQRRGYRTSQLEVVRPSLEAVFLELTGTSLRDA
- a CDS encoding response regulator transcription factor → MNNYRIAVVDDDLNIRQLVESYLQKENMETIGLGTAEEAWILWENNPPDMWVLDIMLPGMDGYELCRKIRANAEVPIIMVSARDDEVDKILGIELGGDDYMVKPFSPRELVARVKRQLQRMQKLRMKEEELQLDEEVVMALGELRLLLHDRRAVWRGIEIDLTSKEFDLLKLFVERPNRAFARDEILQLVWGDDYFGSDRAVDHLVKRLRKKVEDLPVEAVWGLGYRLNGGEC